The genomic region GCCCACTAACGTCGGTGCATTATTGCAAGCCGTCAGCACCAAAGACATGGGAAATGGCCATGTTGACATTTCTACACAAGTAGACACTACTATACATGTTTTCACAAGCAAATTGGGCAGGTCATCTAGTGCAGATACAAGGACAGGCATGAATGACATACATGGATACTTCTACAGAATTAGGTCAAACTACAGTcccatagtaaaaaaaaaaatacagtaaatatttttttttttgttatagtCCAATTTTTATGTTATagtctatttaaacccaaggtaTTATTGAGATAGCaaactttctattgggaggtgacTGTCCCAAACCTAAcctctaaaataaaaatatataaaattagctgtctcatgttttcatgtcagtactgaaacacaGTTTTCGTCCATAGATTGAGAGCCTGATTTTAgtcacacccctgcattttacagcaggaagtgagactgcatcccatGATTCCATTGCTTTGAGGTAaatcaaagtctgaaaatcagtgtgtaacattaagaattgtcactatcaaaacatatatttttttgcaattaagtaatcttaagaaaaaaaaaaaattgtgtgtacaactgttcagaAGCGTGTTTGCTAATTATgcactggctagcatttttgagtCCCATTACACTACTAAcctaaaggaaaaaaagtaattaatgCATCTTACTACTTCATACTGCATAACCCCAACACTTGGGGTGAGAACAATGTTTgctttttgccattttaattGCTTCAGGTTattcatgtttgtgtgattttttttttatttctctgctGAAACGTAAACTGTTTGACTTACATCCATGTTTCACAAAACTGGCTGTCAGTCATAACtattatgtacacacacacagatatatatgcCTTGGTTGACACAGGACGTTGTTAACCACCAtcctaaaatgaaaatgctaatatttatcatttaattttcaACTTTCAACAGGAAAAATAATCaacgcccgatgaccgctgcgataggctccagcacccgcaAACAACCCAGAGGGTTAAGTGGTATAAATGATGTGTGGGTCAAATAAGTTAGATGTTGATTTGTTTCAAGTAATAGGCAGACAGGCAAAATGCAGGAAAATACATCCACCAGTTGTCAACCAACAAGTAAAAAAATTGGATGAGCTAATGAGGCACACATGGAAACATGGCtaaaaattacatataaaatgccAAAACAAAACCTGAGCTAAACTAACACAACAAGCAGCAGGATAATGAAGGGGCAAGCAGGAATGTTTCAAGGAGATCCAGCATGATACGATCTACCCATTTGTTTgtcttttcaaaaaataaaaaaacaactgaaaaaacaGCTTGTCAAAGTGAGTCGGCTCAAAGAGTCAACTTCTCCACAAATGACACGCTGCTGTTTTCCAGTTTATTCCCACCAAATTAATGTAAGGATGCATGCACGCTACGTTACGGGATGTACAACACAATCTTGTGATTTTGCTATTTGCATTTACGCTATTGTGTGACCCGTCTTTCTGgcctttctgtttcatttttcacacGCATTGGCCACGACGGCTTCCCACAGAGCACTGACTCACTTCTGCGGCCGTGCCCCTTTCCTCGTAGCAGTGACAACATTTCCTGGCCTTCTAAAGAGCTTGCAGGCTGTAAACAGCTTCCATAGAACCACCGGGACCCGATAAGCTGACAGGGCAGAGACACTTTGGGACTTGAAACTTCCTTGTTGGATTTTTGGCTTTAACCTACCCAGGGTTAGTTTGCTAGGTGAGTGAGATGGCTAGAAACTTAGCTAGCCTAGCCAGCCAGCCACGTTAGCTAGCGAAGCTCTTGACGTTCAGAACAGCTCCTAAATAGTTATACAGCGGAACCAGCTAGAGTTTAGCTTCAGTGTATTGTTATGCTTGTGTTCATGTAAGTAAAATATTTAGACAGTGTAATGATGTTTAACCCATATGCTGCTAGCGAGGTTAAGGTGAGCTAACGTTAGCCAGATAGGCGTCGCCGTGGTTCATTAACGGAATTGTGTTCATCGCTTTGCTCGTTAGCTAGATTTTTCTCTTGTACTGCTAAGTTAGAGAGTTAAAACATTTGTTCCATAACCACAAGAGGTAGTTCCACCCATATTAATCTcactagctagctagcgttaACTATCTAACTAGTAACGCTTTCAAATTAATTTTGATTGCCGAGTTTTTGAGTGTTAGCTAGGCGTCCGTATCAGAGAAGCCAGTTATGGTCATGTGTTTGGTACTGGTTGACTCAACTATCGTTGGCTTCCCACCCAGCTTGCCTGATTTTTCCGTTTTCTCAGGCGAATAAACAACATCACCGACCCTGTTGCTGCGTCACTGATCTTTGAAAGTGGGCCGGGGAAATAACAGAATGACCCCTAAGGCAGACTGTCGCGGTCTGATCATCTTTCTGATGTGTCTCCTCAGTGTTGTGAAGATCAGAGGTGAGTTGTTTTTAATCcataaatgaccattttaataGTAGTAACGGCTTCAGACGCTTTTTAATCTGGCTTTAAAGCGTTGTCTTGAGTGGGGCCCGTTTTCGAGGAGAGTGCTCCAGTCACCATGTTTGCACCACAAACAAATGCTAAAATGCCTTTGGAGGTTATGGCTAGAACAGTACGTCCGTTCCCGTTTTTCCATTAGCCTAGATCTTTCTCTAAACTTCTGGCTTAGGCTTTCTTTGAGGTCTTTGAGAGGATTATGTCTAATTTAAGGCCTGTTTAGGTAGACCAAGCAGGGCATAGGTTGTGTGACCTACATTGCATGCCCAGTAGTCAGGACACAGTGGCTGCTGAGGCTGCTGAGGCTAACCTTCATAAACTTTAAGTTAATTAAACGACTAAGCTGTTACTCCGGTGTTTTCCAGGGTGGCTATTGTAAATATATAGTTTCTTTTACTTATTAAATTCAGGCTTCTTTTATTTCCCACACTGAAAAGCGTCCTTTTCTTGCAGGTGGCAGTAGGGCGGAGCGATTTGGTGAATTGGgatttttttaagtgttgtAATTAGGATTTTAAACTGCAGATGTTTTGCATAAATTAAGGTCCAGGCCTTTTTTGGCCAACATGACAATCGCATCCACTTTTTGGccagaatttttttatttttaatcgtcaacaaagtcatttagagagTTCTGATAagagctctgttctagagaaacatgcATAGGCAAACTTGTTCAGTGGAAGAGATGGGAACTAGATATTTGAAGCCTGATATTGTTCTATTCCTgttttatagtttatttattttgtaaataccTTCAGAGTGAAGAGGTACGTTCCAGGTGTCCCCCCGAACAGTCCCCAACGAAAAGTCTTACCTCctggttgcttctgattggtctgacTCAGTGGTCATCAGCCGTGGTGCTGGACATCTGTTTTCATGTGGAGTGTAGTTCAAACCACAATCGAACACTCTTAACCTAAATGTTTAATGTCCTCACACgtccttgattggctggataAGATGCATTTGTGTAGGTATGGGGAAGACGCAGCATGTTATTGGTTGGAATTccgcaggaaagtagatcttcAGGAGGAGGTTTGGTGACTACTGGTCTGACTCCTCTACAGGCAGATGATAAGCTCTGTGTTACCAGGTTAAATTTTCCCAATTTGAATGTGTAGGCTGTAATTGAAATGgcagctcttgtgatttgaCAATTGCactcttttaaaaatacaaactcgATATAAATGTGATCAGTCTTTTAGCATTATAAGGCAGCTCTCAGGTATGTGGCTACAAGCCAAACACATTACTGGCATATCTCTGTGGCTGTTTGCTCATTACCACATACAAGGTTGAAGCAGTTCTGCTCATGCACACAAGCTGGTGTGGCAAGCCCTGGTGGAAACACAGTGTGGCTTTGCTTCAGTGATGGTTTCCACAAAAACACAAGGACCTATTAAAGGCGCAGTGTATGATTCTGGAGGACAGTTGTTGATCTTTAACCTCAACAACAAAGCATAGACCCTTCCCTTCAGTGCTCCTTCAGAAGCTCCACCTGCAAATTCATGGACAGGCATTGCCAAGGCAAAAGTCAATGGACTAGCAAACTGGTTTTATGGCCACAaataccttaaaaaaaaaaaaaaaaacccttagcAAACATCTGGAGAAATACCATGATAGAACAACACAGCAAGTAATAATAACTAACAGTAGCTAGGATGTGGCAATAGATAACCCACAGTTGCTGCTGTGAAGCTAGCCAATTGCGGTCACAAACATTAACTATACTGACCTGTTAGTTCtgtgaaacagacaaaataaggTAATGTAGCCCATTTATCAAACAGGAGTAACCTCCTCATTCTCTTTCATGCCTTTCAActctgaggctgaagtcagcttctttttcactgGTTTCACCCCCCACATATATTCATGTGCCTCaggttcttgttcgaattttcccattccgccCTAAATTTTAAAGCAGTTACATTGAGTTCCACAAAATGGAACTGGGTAATGATTTaagaagaaatgagaaaatgcaAATAGTAAGCTGACTTCAGCCGTGTGAACTTTTGGAGGTCGCTCTCCACCGCAGAAACGACTCGCTGTCAATCTTCTCAGGCCTCTCCACTGTTGAAACACCTAACTGATGTAAACACAGAAGAACTTGTTTCTCAATCCTTATTCTTCAGATTTTGTCCTCTTTGGCTGTTTCATCTCTCCATCTTGATATTGAGTGGAGTTCAGCACACGGCCCCTCCCCTTCCTGCTGTCCTGTGCATGAGCAGGAAATCCCCCTGTTGCTGGAATAGTGTTACGTTTGTTTTTTacttcttcatttattttttgaatgGAGAGCTGCCAGACCATGAGGACATATAAATTGAATTTCACAGTGTAGTGGACTGAAACTGTTTACTGCGCCTTTAAGTTTGGGCAGTAATATAAATTTAGATGAGCGATCGTCTGTTAATGTGATTTAGTCTAATCCTGATCCAATTTAAGTTACAAAGTGCCACATGTGAGCATCACTGAACTTTATCCTGTAGCTTGCATTTCCCTGAATGGAATATTATTACCATATAATTACTATCTGGACTTGTTTTAAAggtatttaataatttataatgtGCCAGTTTGGTTGCATCTATTAAGGGTTAAAGGTCCATTAAATCTTGGTCTGACTGGCAAAATCACCTTGTACTGGAGTTTATCCATTTCTAGCTGTTTAATTTGttgatgttctgtttgtgtAGCCTGTGCAGTCTTCTctgctgtgtgaatgttttgaaCTAACTATATATAAGAATACATTTGATGTCATAAATTTTTGATTTTCTATCTTCTTGTCAGCACTGCTGCTTCAAGACCAGAGAGCCTAGTAATTTTCTATTGGATGACCCGTAATTTATGTCTGTGCTACATTCaactctgttcttttttttttgttgttgtttgtttttgttattttgtcttGTCAGCTCAGTGTGAGACACCCAAACCAGGGGGAAACAGAATTTTGACTCCTGAATCAAACAAACCGACTTACTCAGGTGGAGACACTGTAACATTTCAGTGTATAGTTGGTTATAAGCCTGTAAATTCAAAAGCTTCCAAAACTCTTACCTGCTCTGGAAACTCGTGGGACTACAGTACACTGAAACTGGAGTGCACAAGTAATTCTTTTGCTGTTTCTATTACGCATAGATTTCCATTTTATCTGTCAGAAGGTGTTCTATGATATATGCAGATCtgattttgtaatattttctacatttcagaaaaaacaTGTGGAGCTCTTCCAGACTTTCCCAATGGGAGATATATTTATTCTCCAGAAGGAGCTGAAGGAATTTTATTCGGTGCGACAGCCGCAGCAGAGTGTAATGAAGGGTGAGTgaaatgtggtttgatgtttttgtgttttaatgtgtgtcTGATCAGTCCTTTTGTTGATTAGTAATAAATGTAGTTGTATTTATATACTCATACAGTTCTTCTCTGCCTTGTAGCTATCTGCTTCTTCGATACCCCGACAGACATTGTCGAGATTCTGGTTGGGATGGGAGAGAGCCTGTGTGTGAAGGTTTGTCATTTCCTAAACTTGGAAGTTcacaataaattattatttaacaaaATGGTTTGAAACAATATTTGATCTAATATTTTTCACCTTTAGTGGTCAAGTGTCTTCCACCTCCTGAGATACTGAATGGACAGCCTGAGGAGCCTCTTCTAGAAGAATATGAGTATGGACAGGCAGTCACATACATTTGTAATGCAGGTTATACTCGTTTTGGAGTTTCAACAGTATCATGCTCTAACAATGGAACCTTTCAGCCTTCTCCTCCTGAATGTGAAAGTAAGTAGTTCTGCAATAAATATGCCTTATGTGTAATTTTgtgcattaaaggggaattccacctcataatttgatcatttagaTGTCAAcaaagagtggtttgatggaaCTAGTGAATCAACGCTTGTCTTctgttaataatggtaaaatagcaggtaatctgggggaaaaaaattaaagggAGAATTATTCCTAACAGcactctgcatgtacctcttcacAGTTAATTAATTTGAATACTTTTTGGGCCAAAACCATATATCAAAACTTTAGGCctgtgacactgttgtttttttgtttttttttatagatggagcagtaaatttttatttatttatttatttatttattttttggtgcGTGGCTGATTACAATCACTAATCGCCTTTCAGCACTATTCGCTGATAGCCGATCTCGATCGAGGGAGGGACTGGATGCCACGTTTAACTAGTCCAGTCAAAGACGCAAAACATGGTTGAAATTGGTGTATTTATTAGCAAACAACGTTGCAGTGAACTCGTATGAAATAGTCCCACATctctaacaaaaataaaataattaaatgcatgttttgcaGTCATAATCTGTCGTAGGTCTTGAATTATTTCAGGATTATTTTCATAGTGAAATagcaataaattaaacaaaaataaagtcaGTATACTGCAATCATGAAACATTATaggcttttaattattttcataattAAGAGGAATCAAGTAGAAAAAGCAGTCAAATAAAATGATCCATACTGCAAGCACGCAGTTCATATGGACcttgaattattttcagaaaaaaaatgctacaAGATCAAATGAGGAAATTGAAATTAAACAACTGAGCCTGTTTTAAAGGGGAAGAAAGTGCCATAGGTAAATGTCTGCCCAACTGACTTACTGTTTCTTAATGTTGAGCATTGATAGCAGTTTTTATCATGAACAGCAGCCTTTTGGCACGATAGTCTGTTACTCTTTTCAGTCAGTGTTTAGTGCTGCTTCAGATACAATCTTTCGCTGTCCATGCTTGTGCAATGTGCAGATAGGTAGTCTCAAGCGGCTTCAGCAAAAGTGGCAAAGCAGGCCTTAGTGCTTTGCCAGTATTTCGGTGCTTTTGCACTCCTTGGGATATTGGTCTCTAAAAGGTAGATTGGATTGTTCCTCTCATGGTCCTCTGTGTTTTACCCAGTATTTCACTGTACATGGTAGATAAGGAATCTACTTGTGATACTTTGTTGATGAATGGACTTGGTCCAGGCCTTTGTTTCATCAGAACGTTACTTCTGTCTTGTTTGAGCGCTCAGCATGTCCATGAACTGCTCAGTTCCTTTTGTTTTGAGTTCACCAGCGAAATAACAGTCCTTGTATACACTAttactgttttctttagtgaGCCCTTTGAACGGAGAAAGCAGCACCACTATATTTTCAGTcagtttccactaactggcagTAAAGGTGGCCAGTAAAGGTGttaattttacacattttaaaagtagCTTTGGCTGATATGGCAAACTGCCTGACTGATGACGTTTTCTATCAACATGCACTGTGAAATCCAATATGTGGTCTCTGCGGCCCTGCGTGAGACCTGCAATTTTAGTTCTGTAGACAAATCTAGCATTTGAAAGAAGAATCGCAGGATTTTGAGACCAAGTGGGCCTCATGCAGGGATGCAGCAGTCCTTAACTAGCAAAATCTGGCTGATATGTTTTATGTCACTGATGCTGGCCAGGTGTTCAAATAAGCACAGTTGACCTTGCTTcatctgggtgggtaggatgccccccACACCAGCGTTAGGACAGAACTATATTAGTATTACACTAACTTACAATCTGGCTGCAagaaagtggggaaaaaatagcTATTTACATGAATACATATTGCTAATTATCCTTAGGGTTTCTTGGATGTTCGGTACAAATTTAATCGCAATCCAGCCAAAAAAAATTGTTGAACCTAAGAGTGCACATACAAAGAATcacaaaatgatgaaaatgttaAAAGGATGAAAATTTAAGAACTAAAAAGTACTTTTAATATGAACTTAAGTTTTCACATGACATGAACTGGCAGGGTTAGGTGAGGTAGTATGTAATGACCTGATGTTTCAGGCACCAGGCAGACTATTTCATGAAATTGGATCAAATGGTGGCACATATGACTAACATGGTGCTTGTATCCCTGCTGAGTTTCTAACAAGCTCTCACGTTTTTAGCCATTGCGTTGTGAAACCAACCAAACCACATGGAAAAAGATATGACATAAAAAACCCAAACTCTGGTTCTGACTTTAGCGAACAAAACGGGTAAAACGTGTCAGATGTCTaattcccatcaccaccgctatGCACAACTCTGCCTCtaaatttgtcatttatttcacagcaaaccactttgaattactttgtttacatctcaaagatttaattatgc from Pygocentrus nattereri isolate fPygNat1 chromosome 9, fPygNat1.pri, whole genome shotgun sequence harbors:
- the LOC108425583 gene encoding membrane cofactor protein-like isoform X10, with amino-acid sequence MTPKADCRGLIIFLMCLLSVVKIRAQCETPKPGGNRILTPESNKPTYSGGDTVTFQCIVGYKPVNSKASKTLTCSGNSWDYSTLKLECTKKTCGALPDFPNGRYIYSPEGAEGILFGATAAAECNEGYLLLRYPDRHCRDSGWDGREPVCEVVKCLPPPEILNGQPEEPLLEEYEYGQAVTYICNAGYTRFGVSTVSCSNNGTFQPSPPECEKVSCDPPSVLNGNKIEGIPPYRYKSTIKFACTSGFKMEGSPSLVCERNGWDLPPPNCTELSCDPPSVPNGKIIHGTPPYKYKDPIEFDCNPGFKMEGSGSLVCETNGWNPPPPKCTGTQPLPNHTVKIVAGVFGALGILGLGIFVWYCYKKRSSARGYSGNVAKSEEGAL
- the LOC108425583 gene encoding membrane cofactor protein-like isoform X9, with translation MTPKADCRGLIIFLMCLLSVVKIRAQCETPKPGGNRILTPESNKPTYSGGDTVTFQCIVGYKPVNSKASKTLTCSGNSWDYSTLKLECTKKTCGALPDFPNGRYIYSPEGAEGILFGATAAAECNEGYLLLRYPDRHCRDSGWDGREPVCEVVKCLPPPEILNGQPEEPLLEEYEYGQAVTYICNAGYTRFGVSTVSCSNNGTFQPSPPECEKVSCDPPSVLNGNKIEGIPPYRYKSTIKFACTSGFKMEGSPSLVCERNGWDLPPPNCTEVFCDALSLPNGKVIHGTPPYRYKSIIEFACDSGFKLEGSGSLVCEAKGWNSPPPKCTVHEVSTTKTPPPTRTTSAAPKGTQPLPNHTVKIVAGVFGALGILGLGIFVWYCYKKRSSARGYSGNVAKSEEGAL
- the LOC108425583 gene encoding membrane cofactor protein-like isoform X11; the protein is MTPKADCRGLIIFLMCLLSVVKIRAQCETPKPGGNRILTPESNKPTYSGGDTVTFQCIVGYKPVNSKASKTLTCSGNSWDYSTLKLECTKKTCGALPDFPNGRYIYSPEGAEGILFGATAAAECNEGYLLLRYPDRHCRDSGWDGREPVCEVVKCLPPPEILNGQPEEPLLEEYEYGQAVTYICNAGYTRFGVSTVSCSNNGTFQPSPPECEKVSCDPPSVLNGNKIEGIPPYRYKSTIKFACTSGFKMEGSPSLVCERNGWDLPPPNCTELSCDPPSVPNGKIIHGTPPYKYKDPIEFDCNPGFKMEGSGSLVCETNGWNPPPPKCTGTQPLPNHTVKIVAGVFGALGILGLGIFVWYCYKKRSSVGHTLPHSKP